A region of the Edaphobacter lichenicola genome:
CGGGGACCTGCTCGAATAATGGCACTCGATTCGGGTGGTTTGGGTCGTTTGCGGATACTCCCAAGGGCCGGATTGTTACTGTGTTTTTTCTCGAAGGCGGACGTCCTACCTTTGGGCCTAAGGCTGCTGAGTTGACCGGGGAGTTTTACCGGGCGCTGTGGAATAAGGATTATTTTTTGCAGAAGCAGACGGTTGAAAGCAGCGGTGTTATGGGCGGTTCTGAGTAGGGGTTGTGGCGGAACGTGGTGAAAAAGCGCTGGTAAGAACGTGGTGGCAGCTTGGTGTTTTGGTGGTGAAAGCGTGGTGTTTGGCAGCGTCTTTTTGCATTGCTAAAAAAGTGCCACTTTTTTTGGATTTATTTTCATATTCGTCCCCTTTTTGGGGCTGAATCTTTCCTTCAATTTGTGAGCTGAATCTTTCATCCTTTTTTTGGAGTTGAATTCTGATTGGCCCGACTTCCCTGAGGTTGGGCTTTGCTGTTCGTCTTCCTGTTTGGATGGGGTGAAAGAGGGGGTGGGGGCGTCTTGGCTTCGGCGGGAGAATCGCGTAGAAGGGAAAGATGAAGATTCTTACGGCGACGGAGATGCAGGCGGTGGATCAGTGGACTGCTGCTGAGTTTGGGGTTTCGCTGGATAGGTTGATGGAAGCGGCCGGGGGCGCGGTGGGGCAGTTCTGTCTGCGGCAGTATCCGGCGGCGATGAGGGTGGTGGCGTTGTGCGGGCGGGGGAACAACGGCGGGGATGGTTTTGTTGCGGCGCGGGTGCTGGCGCAGGCGGGCCGTTCGGTTCGTGTGGTGCTGCTGGGACGGGCGGATGAGGTGAAGGGAGAGGCCGCTCCGGCGCTCAAGAGGCTGCGGGAGGAGTTTTCGTCTGTTGCGGTGGATGAGGTGGTGGATGAGGCTGGGTTGGCGGCTTGCTCAGGCGCGGTGAACGAGGCGGAGCTGTTGCTGGATGCGGTGGTGGGGACGGGATTCAAGCCTCCGCTGCGTGGGCTTGCGGCTTTGTTGCGGGAGATGGTGGAGAAACTGGCGACGCCGGTGGTGGCGGTGGATCTGCCTTCGGGGTGGGATGCGAATTCGATGGCGCAGACGGCGGAGGGGGCGTTTCGGGCTGACGCTGTGGTGACGTTTACCGCGCCGAAGATCGCGCATGTGTTTGGTCATCTGACGCGCAATGAGAGGACCGGCGGAGTGTTTGGGCCGGTGGTGGTTGCGGGGATCGGGTCGCCTGAGGATGCGGTGGTTTCGGCGAGCGGGTTTACCTGGGCGGGTTCGTCGAAGTCGGTGGCGGAGAGGCCGCGGGATGTGAACTCGAATAAGGGAAGGTTCGGGCATGTGCTGGTGGTGGGGGGGAGCTACGGGAAGGCGGGGGCTCCGGCGATGGCGTCGCTGGCGTGTCTGCGGAGTGGGGCGGGACTGGTGACGGCTGCGGTGCCGAAGAGCATTCTGGATACGGTGACTCGGATTGCGCCGGAGTTGATGATGGTGCCGCTGGCGGAGGGGACCAAGGGTGCGGTTTCGTTC
Encoded here:
- a CDS encoding NAD(P)H-hydrate dehydratase; this translates as MKILTATEMQAVDQWTAAEFGVSLDRLMEAAGGAVGQFCLRQYPAAMRVVALCGRGNNGGDGFVAARVLAQAGRSVRVVLLGRADEVKGEAAPALKRLREEFSSVAVDEVVDEAGLAACSGAVNEAELLLDAVVGTGFKPPLRGLAALLREMVEKLATPVVAVDLPSGWDANSMAQTAEGAFRADAVVTFTAPKIAHVFGHLTRNERTGGVFGPVVVAGIGSPEDAVVSASGFTWAGSSKSVAERPRDVNSNKGRFGHVLVVGGSYGKAGAPAMASLACLRSGAGLVTAAVPKSILDTVTRIAPELMMVPLAEGTKGAVSFKNLDGAKLDALVTKISVVAVGPGLSTEGDAPAFARQIVEKTMVPVVIDADALNAFEGKTDLLNGEGRVMVLTPHPGEMARLAGMTVKEVEADRVGLARRFATKHKLTLVLKGWRTLIAHPDGSIAVNTSGNPAMAKGGSGDILTGIVAAMLAQFPGDVARAVEAAVYLHGLAADFAAHAMDEHTVLATDTVTHLSDAFRYRLTDADGLVWICGLRGR